The stretch of DNA ttgatgttgagaGGGTTATACATGGGAAACTCCATGAGTTTCTCCGGGTTCAAAGCCCGATTCAATTGGGTATTCCATCGTCATCATCGTCTCAGCGACAACCTACTCAAGATAGTGAAATTGTACCTGAAGTGGAGTGTGAGGATATTGAGGCTAGCCATGGTGGGAAGAGAGAAGATTTCATGTACATTTCGAACCCAATATATGATAACGAGGCAGTCCGTACTAGCCGGGTGGATACTCCGTTTGAGACACCGGATAGTTCGCCTTCTCAGATGGAGCAGGCCAGGTCTGGTTCTTCCGGGGATGAGGGGGAGGAAGTAGGTAATCTGAATCCGGTTCCGGATCCAGTCAAGTCTAATAGTCCATCTTCATTGCCTTTAACTCCAATGAAGGAACTCCCTACTAAGGCATGTTCTGTCCCTTTAAGGGATGCAAGGTCTTTGGGTACTACATCCATTAGTGATTCCAACACTCATAGTCACATCGGCcgctcttcttcttcatcctctgGAACACCTGGCACTTCCCCTTCTTGGTAGACTATTATACTATCCTACAAGTTCGGAAGTTTTCAAGTAAAC from Silene latifolia isolate original U9 population chromosome 10, ASM4854445v1, whole genome shotgun sequence encodes:
- the LOC141605942 gene encoding uncharacterized protein LOC141605942; this encodes MSGSSKVIMGATMAMVIILAFVLGLVLVLLAELYCSLLLRRRKLKASKPALLPEIRSISTPQEPRDELVPSPLSSFYAQGVMEAPRSFLFPKLPSKRENREVVVDVERVIHGKLHEFLRVQSPIQLGIPSSSSSQRQPTQDSEIVPEVECEDIEASHGGKREDFMYISNPIYDNEAVRTSRVDTPFETPDSSPSQMEQARSGSSGDEGEEVGNLNPVPDPVKSNSPSSLPLTPMKELPTKACSVPLRDARSLGTTSISDSNTHSHIGRSSSSSSGTPGTSPSW